CCGCCCGGGGCGGCTCGCCAGCTCCACCGTCCCCCGCAGCGCCTCGATGGCGCGGCGCACCACGTCCATGCCCACACCGCGGCCCGAGACTCCCGTCACCGCCTTCGCCGTGGAGAACCCCGGGGCGAAGACCAGGTCGAAGAGCTCCCGCTCGGGCGGGCGGGCGTCGGGGGACAGGAGGCCCTTCTCCACCGCCTTGGCGCGGATGGCCTCGGCATCGAGCCCCCGGCCGTCGTCGGCGATGGCGAGGACGACGCTCGCCCCCTCGTGGGCCGCCGACAGCCGCACGGTGCCCCGGCGGGGCTTGCCCGCGGCGGCCCGGACCTCGGGGGCCTCGATGCCGTGGTCCAGGCAGTTGCGAATCAGGTGCACCAGGGGGTCGCCCAGGCGCTCGATCACGGTCTTGTCGAGCTCGGTCTCGGCCCCGTCGGTGACGAGGTCGATCTCCTTTCCGAGCTCGGCGGAGAGATCGCGCACCAGGCGCCGGAAGCGGCCGAAGGTGGTCCCGATGGGGACCATGCGGATGTTGAGGGTGTTGTCGCGAAGCTCGGAGGCCAGGCGCTCCAGGTCCTCGGCGATGGCCACGAGCGCCGGGTCGGCCCGGGTGTTGGCCGTCTGGGTGAGGCGCGCCTGGGCGATGACCAGCTCCCCCACCAGGTCCACGAGCCGGTCGAGCTTCTCCGAGGGCACCCGGATGCTCGACGCCGCCTCGCCCTCGGACGGCGCCTGGGTCTGCCGGGCCTGGCGGGCCTGGCGCACCGCCTGCTGCTCGGCCAGGGCCGACTCCACCTGGGAGGGGGAGACGAGCCCCTTGTCCGCCACGATCTCGCCAAAGCGCTTCTGCTCCGCCAGGGCGGCCCGCATCTCCTCCACGCTCAGATCTCCCCGCTCCACGAGGATCTCCCCGAGCCTCTTGTAGTCGGCTTCGCAGCCCGAGACCCCGGCGGCGTCGATGAGGTCGATGCGCACCTCGCCTTCGCCCGAGACGAAGAGGAAGACGTCTTCGATGGCGTCCCGCCCGCGCCCGGTGGTGAGGATGACGTCCCAGTAGAGGCGGCACTCCTGGGGATCGAGGGCGTCGAGGGCCGGCACGTCTCCGGTCTGGGCCACGACCCGGCAGGAGCCGAGCGCCCGCAACTCGTCCAGGAGCACCAGGGGGTTGGTGCCCGTGGCAAAAAGCCCGGGGCCGGGCTTCCACCGGATGCGGTAGGTGGCATCGGCGGCAGCCTCGGGATCGGACCCCGCGGCCCCCTCTGAGGCCTGGGAGGGGGCTGCCCCCTCTTCGGCCCCGCCCCCGGTGAGCGCCCGCAGGCGCTCCAGCACGTCCTCCCCCGTCCGGGGCTCGCCCGAGCCCGCGAGGAGCGCCCGGACGTGGTCCTTGGCGCCCAGGCCGATGTCCACGAGCTCGCGGCTCACTGCCAGGGTGCCGCTGCGCACCCGGTCGAAGGCGTTTTCCACTTCGTGGGTGAAGGCGGCCACCTCGTCGAAGCCGAACATGGCCCCCGAGCCCTTGATCGTGTGCAGGGCCCGGAAGACCCGGCCCACGAGCTCGGCGTCGCCGGCGGCCTCTTCGAGCTCCAGCAGGCCGGTCTCGAGCTCGGCCAGGAGCTCCTGGGCTTCCAGCAGATATGCCTCGCGGTGCGGGTCCATGGATATCACCCGAGCACTTTCTTCACCACGGCCAGGAGCTGGTCGGGCTTGAAGGGCTTGACGATCCAGCCCGTCGCCCCGGCGGCCTTGCCCTCCTGCTTCTTGGCGTCCTGGCTCTCGGTGGTGAGCATGAGGATCGGCGTGAACTTCGTGGCGGGCTGGGCGCGCAGCTCCCGGATGAGCCCGATCCCGTCGAGGTTGGGCATGTTGAGGTCGGTGACGACCAGGTGGATGGGCGCGCCGTTCAGCTTGGCCAGGGCGTCCCTGCCGTCCACCGCCTCCACCACCTCGTAGCCCCCGCCCTTCAAGGTGAAGGACACCACCTGACGGATGCTCGCCGAGTCGTCCACGGTCAAGATGCGCTTGCTCATCCTTCCTCTCCTGTCCACAGACAGCCCGAACGGCACCCTACCCGGGGCCGAAGCCCCGCTCGCTGGGCCGCCTGACTCACGGCGGCGCCGAGCCGAACCCGAAGGGTGTGCCCTCTTGCGGCGGCAGTCTGGTGGACCGCACACAAGAGCTGGAGGCCTGCGGCGTCGGCTGCCTCGACGCCCCCGAGGTCGAGCGCCACGTCCGTACCCGACGCCAGGGCCGTGGCGAGGGCGTTGCGCAGCTCTCCGGCCCGCCACACGGTGAGCTCTCCCTCGAGCCGCAGCTCTGCGGGGTTCGATGCGTCGTGCCGTGCCATCAGAACAGCTCCACGTTGGCCCCGAGGTCTCCAGAGCCCGGGCTGGGGGGCAGCCAGCCCGGGGAGGTGCCCGCTTTGCCATCGTCGCCATCGCCGGCGAGCAGCCGGTGGATCTCGCGCTGGGACTCCATGGTGTAGGCCCGGGAGAGCTCCTCCAGGAGGACCCGGGAGGTCTTGCCCGCGGCCTGCGGCGCGGCGGCTCTCGCCTCGGCTTCCACCTCTTCCAGGCGCCGCTCCAGATCTTGGGCCAGGCTTTCGAGCCGGCCGGGAAGCGAGAGATCGCCGACCGCCTGTGCGACGCTGGTGTCCAGGGCGGCCGCGCCGCAGCGCAGCTCGCCGGCCGCTTCGACGAACCGCGCGTGGGCTCCGCCGAGAGTGCCGACAAGGCACTGGAGCT
This is a stretch of genomic DNA from Thermodesulfobacteriota bacterium. It encodes these proteins:
- a CDS encoding chemotaxis protein CheA, producing MDPHREAYLLEAQELLAELETGLLELEEAAGDAELVGRVFRALHTIKGSGAMFGFDEVAAFTHEVENAFDRVRSGTLAVSRELVDIGLGAKDHVRALLAGSGEPRTGEDVLERLRALTGGGAEEGAAPSQASEGAAGSDPEAAADATYRIRWKPGPGLFATGTNPLVLLDELRALGSCRVVAQTGDVPALDALDPQECRLYWDVILTTGRGRDAIEDVFLFVSGEGEVRIDLIDAAGVSGCEADYKRLGEILVERGDLSVEEMRAALAEQKRFGEIVADKGLVSPSQVESALAEQQAVRQARQARQTQAPSEGEAASSIRVPSEKLDRLVDLVGELVIAQARLTQTANTRADPALVAIAEDLERLASELRDNTLNIRMVPIGTTFGRFRRLVRDLSAELGKEIDLVTDGAETELDKTVIERLGDPLVHLIRNCLDHGIEAPEVRAAAGKPRRGTVRLSAAHEGASVVLAIADDGRGLDAEAIRAKAVEKGLLSPDARPPERELFDLVFAPGFSTAKAVTGVSGRGVGMDVVRRAIEALRGTVELASRPGRGTSVTVRLPLTLAIIEGLLVGVGGERYVVPLSLVEECVELAQADRVRARGRSTVEVRGHLVPYVRLREWFGAGGRPPEIEQVVVVRLEEGRFGFVVDGVIGQHQTVIKPLGRMVREVEGLSGATILGDGAVALILDPPRIVQGVEEAARRAA
- a CDS encoding response regulator, whose protein sequence is MSKRILTVDDSASIRQVVSFTLKGGGYEVVEAVDGRDALAKLNGAPIHLVVTDLNMPNLDGIGLIRELRAQPATKFTPILMLTTESQDAKKQEGKAAGATGWIVKPFKPDQLLAVVKKVLG
- a CDS encoding STAS domain-containing protein, with the protein product MARHDASNPAELRLEGELTVWRAGELRNALATALASGTDVALDLGGVEAADAAGLQLLCAVHQTAAARGHTLRVRLGAAVSQAAQRAGLRPRVGCRSGCLWTGEEG